In the Afipia sp. GAS231 genome, CGGTACCAATAGGCACCGTGCCCGCCGCGCTGCGGCTGGAAGTAGGCCCAGAGGGTCGGATCGGTGAACCTTTCGTGCCAATCCGCGCGCCGCGTTCGCATTAGATCGCGATTGCCGTCGTATACGTTGAAGGTAGGCACGAAGGTGTGACCGGCCGCAAGGAAGGCATGAAGCACCTCATTCCACTTCTCCGAACCTGGCTTGGCCGCCTGAAGGAATGTCTGCCCTGCCGCAGAGAATCTGAGGTACTCGTCGTTATAGTCATATTCCGGCGGGAACACCTGCAGGGTCTGACCGTCCAGGAGCGCCTCGGGAATTCCGTAGGAATGTTCCGTGCTCGATAGTCCCCATTGGGCGGTCCTCAACGAGTTCATGCGGCCGACCGCCAGTTGTGCATGATGGCAACATGTGCGCAGGCCGAGGCTTCGGCATTGCTCCAATGCGGCTTTCATCATCGCCGGTGGAGCGCCGAAGAACTTGATGCCGTCCGCTCCTCGCACCTTGACGGCCTGCAGCCACGCGCGCGCGTCCTCCGGAGTATGGATCGTCTTCACGTAGTCGTTGGTACCGGGAAAAGGGGCGTAGGCCAGAATTCGGGGAGCATCGATCCGGTGATCTGCGGCGGCCTGCTTCTGCTGCAGCGTCCACTCCAGGCCATTGAAGCAACCGGTTTCTCGGACCGTCGTAACGCCGTGCGCCAGCCAAAGCTTGTAGACGTAGTCGGCGCTCGGCATGGGTCCGTTCTCGGCATGGAACGGTGCGCCGATGTGGGCGTGGCAGTCCACCAGTCCGGGAGTCAGGAATTTTCCGGTGCAGTCTATCTCGAAATCACCGGGCCCCGGACGCCGATCCGGATTGATCGGCAGCTTCGGCGTACCTACCTTCTTGAGTGCCGTTATTCGACCGCCTTCGACGACCAGGTCGGCCGGGCCCCACGGAGGGGCTCCCGTCCC is a window encoding:
- a CDS encoding amidohydrolase family protein; the protein is MQSDLENAGEEFAKMFAAGGLPRVEAATSRSRGRGPFKRLVLRGASIIDGTGAPPWGPADLVVEGGRITALKKVGTPKLPINPDRRPGPGDFEIDCTGKFLTPGLVDCHAHIGAPFHAENGPMPSADYVYKLWLAHGVTTVRETGCFNGLEWTLQQKQAAADHRIDAPRILAYAPFPGTNDYVKTIHTPEDARAWLQAVKVRGADGIKFFGAPPAMMKAALEQCRSLGLRTCCHHAQLAVGRMNSLRTAQWGLSSTEHSYGIPEALLDGQTLQVFPPEYDYNDEYLRFSAAGQTFLQAAKPGSEKWNEVLHAFLAAGHTFVPTFNVYDGNRDLMRTRRADWHERFTDPTLWAYFQPQRGGHGAYWYRWSTTNEVEWRETFRLWMRFVNDYKNLGGRVCVGSDSGFMFQTYGFGFVRELELLQEAGFTPLEVLRAATAWGAELLGIEEDVGTLEVGKLADILVHDENPLNDFKLLYGTGAMRLDDPTASITWKRSISTVIKEGAVLDPAELLRDVEEMVEARRRAA